The proteins below come from a single Candidatus Eremiobacteraceae bacterium genomic window:
- a CDS encoding CHASE2 domain-containing protein: MFVLELPFVQKNAAVATLQDGLINWQMDKLKGVDSASEIAWVDVDEKTYREWGEPLVTRRDKLAALIDFAMQHEPRAVVVDVDFSTPSRSDEALVRVLQKYSRCPGACSPPILLVRAFDDGVENAYPGQAGRVNVARWSFLDQPLGTSPDDPWKTAGHVQWGAVTTDHDPDGMVRRWRLWEDSCSAHGASVLTPSIVLLAVAEQRLPLSEIRDAVQPHQSACAQVSGLAPQSNRSLENELTGIGNPPHSLILTERGLQRRIVYRISWDGSNEAVRGSMLGEVVPAGSITQDSSAGAALQDRIVVIGSSWDPLDVHRTPIGEMPGSLVLINEVNSLERGDVLREPGVVGRYALEIALILFVSLVFALVPPAYALAVVVAAIAIGTLTLGLVAFNAGIWVDSVVPLAGVMLHEVISRSHERVARLMKRSPKP; encoded by the coding sequence ATGTTCGTTCTTGAGCTGCCATTCGTGCAGAAGAACGCGGCTGTTGCCACGCTCCAAGATGGCCTGATCAACTGGCAAATGGACAAGCTCAAGGGTGTGGATAGCGCGTCCGAGATCGCATGGGTCGACGTCGATGAGAAGACGTATCGCGAGTGGGGTGAACCGCTTGTGACGCGGCGCGACAAGCTGGCGGCTCTCATCGACTTCGCAATGCAGCACGAACCGCGCGCAGTGGTCGTCGACGTCGATTTTTCGACCCCGAGCCGCTCGGACGAGGCGCTCGTACGCGTCCTTCAAAAATATAGCCGCTGTCCGGGAGCGTGCTCCCCGCCAATCCTACTCGTGCGCGCTTTTGATGACGGTGTTGAGAACGCATATCCTGGGCAAGCAGGGCGGGTGAACGTCGCTCGATGGTCTTTCCTCGACCAGCCGCTGGGCACGTCGCCCGATGACCCCTGGAAGACCGCCGGTCACGTGCAATGGGGAGCGGTCACTACGGATCACGACCCGGATGGGATGGTTCGCCGGTGGCGTTTATGGGAGGATTCGTGCAGCGCCCATGGCGCGTCCGTCCTGACTCCGTCCATCGTACTGCTCGCGGTCGCGGAGCAACGACTGCCCCTCTCGGAGATCCGCGATGCCGTGCAACCGCACCAGTCCGCATGTGCGCAAGTCAGCGGCCTGGCGCCGCAATCAAACCGATCGCTTGAAAACGAGTTGACTGGGATCGGGAATCCACCGCATTCTCTGATCCTGACGGAGCGCGGCTTGCAGCGCCGCATCGTGTATCGGATTTCATGGGATGGTTCAAATGAGGCTGTTCGCGGCTCTATGCTCGGCGAAGTCGTGCCGGCCGGTTCTATCACTCAAGACTCATCGGCCGGCGCGGCTCTCCAGGACCGCATCGTCGTGATCGGCTCGAGCTGGGACCCGCTCGACGTGCATCGCACGCCGATAGGCGAAATGCCGGGCTCGCTCGTCTTGATCAACGAGGTGAATTCGCTCGAGCGTGGAGATGTGCTTCGGGAGCCGGGGGTCGTGGGGCGGTATGCGCTTGAAATCGCGCTGATACTATTTGTGAGCCTCGTGTTCGCGCTCGTGCCGCCTGCATACGCGTTGGCGGTCGTCGTCGCTGCCATCGCGATCGGAACACTGACGCTCGGACTCGTAGCGTTCAACGCCGGGATTTGGGTGGACAGCGTCGTACCGCTGGCAGGCGTGATGCTCCACGAAGTGATCTCACGGTCGCACGAGAGAGTCGCTCGGCTTATGAAGCGCTCCCCCAAGCCATGA